GAGGTCAAATTATGCAAAGCTGAAACATAATTTAATGCAGATTAGTATCatcattttgttttattaacCTCCGAAATATCTAATTACTTAGTCCTACTATAGCAGCATGCATATCTTCTGCATTATTAACAGAAACACTATGAACTGAAAGATGAATATTTGTCATAAAAATCTTACATTTTTACGCACAAGATCATgtttttgatctttaatttgtcaTACTGATATGTTTATACTAAGTTGTCAACTTGTTACTTGTTCTTAGTTAAAGTGAAATCATTTGATAATTTCAAATTGTCATGCCTCTCTTGAATCTCTTCCATGGTGTCCATGATTGCTACTCTCCCTTGTTGCTGAATTGCTTTCTGGAAGAAAGTTTCACTCTCACCTGTTCCCACCACAcaaattatcatattttttgagttatttattgGAACATTATAAAGTATATACTCCTTATCAGGGAATATATAAATTTCCATGAAATgaaatttaaacttaaaaagaaaaattagttcAACCATCCATTTTCAGTTGTGCATACCAATTTTAACATCAGGTTTCTTAACCACTTATTTAAAAGCAATCACGGATGAGTATTCCCATTTTGTGTGGAAGTTTCTATTTTGGCAGCAGGGACCTTGAATCTTGTCAAGAACATTATTAAGCATCAAAAGCAAAACCATAGCTGCAGAAGATATCTTGTTGGGTCCATGGATAAGCTGTATGAGAATATCAAACATTCTTGCCTCCGAAGCTTCTCTGCTGTTCACCACATTCTCCAATTTGTCAATGCAAATTGATTTGTGTAGATAGACAAGTGCTCCCAATTCTTTGATCTTGTTCTCTTCATGCTTCCCAACATCATAATCACTTAAGAActgcaaattttttaatttgcttATGCCTTTTGGCATCTCATGCAAACTAGTCCCTCTGATATCAAGATGACGCAAATTTACAAGATCTTTCATGGCAACAGGAAGCATTTTCAGATTTGCACATCTAACCAGCTTCAACGTCTGCAAATTGTACAGCTTACTCAATGACTCCGGCAATGTCATAATGTAGGTCTGAGACAAATTCAAGTAACGCAAATGAATCAACTCGCCTATTGAATCAGGCAGTGACTCAAGGGGAAAGCATTTGAATGACAACGCTCTCAGGAACTTCAACTTTGACAACAAGATACAAGGTGCGTTTTCCATGTCAAATGGGATCCATGGCTCCAACTTGATTTCAAGAAATGTCCTTGCATGTTCCGCTCGGTCACAATCTCCCAAAAGTTTTGAGATTGGATAATTGCCTTTAACATTATGTGATAAATGATGAGTTTTAATATTAATCTTAGTAGCATTCTCAAGCTCTTCAGCCCTGAAATAGAATTCTCCAGCAAACATCATTGCCATATCGTGCACGAGATCATGCATAACAAATATCTTTTCATCGGTATTACGAGCTTGAAAAAATGATCTCGTAACTAATTCATCAAACATTCATCACCAACTTATTCCAGTGTCTTTTTACCTATTGGCTGTAAAAAATTTTCTGCCATCCATAACAAGACTAATTCATCTTTATCAAATTCATAATCCTTGGGATATAAGGAACAATAAACAAAGCATTTTTCTTAACGCTGGAGGCAGATAATAATAACTTATTCTTAACGCTGGAATAACATTTATCTGGTCATCAGAGAACTCCCAGATCTCGCTCAAGAACATGCTGTAGCCCATTAccaattaataaactaaaaacAAGCTGTAGTTCTACTATATATGATTATCACTGATGATACAATTATAGATTCAATGGAAAGAAATTTCTATTAGCTGGCAATCTCTCATTGTTTTAGTTTCATGAAATACTGATAAAAAGAATATGAGAAAAGTAATGTTTTTAATTAGAAGCAATTTCTTGTCCACAATtcacaacaacaaaaaagaatATCCTATATTACAAAGGCTTAATGGTGGAAAACAATTAATAACGCTCTTCGAATATATAAACGCCGAGGTAATTCACCAATATAGTAGCATATGACGCATTctaatcaaattcaaaaatccCGAAAATTCAAATACATGTCTGCAACAGAATGTACCAACATGAATCTTCCAATAGAACCATGACCATGAAATTTCTAGAAAGCAGAAACGAAACCAAAAGTTTCAATGTTCAAAAGGGTGGAttccaaaaagaaataaagaagctAAGGTGTTAAATAGTGACTTGCTCAATTGTGTCCATGATTGTGGCTCTCCCTTGTTGCTGGATTGCTTTCTGCATGAAAGTTTCTGTCTCACTTGTTACACCACATATAAGTCATCATATTTCTTGAGTAATCAATGTTATTTGAACATTATAAAGTATGTAAAAAATCTTACTGTTCCTGTCTTATTTCTGCAATGATTGAATATTGTTCATGCAGCGAGAAAGAAAATCTGTATGAGAAGGTATAAGTGTTAAGTAAGGAATGGTATAACACATTAATaagaatgattgaatgaagaataAGAATATTGTAGACagaatgaagaatgaaaactcGTGACTCACTTTATATGCTGAGTATAAATCATGATGAAAACTATAAATATATTTCCGGAATAAGAATAACGTTGTGTGtgtatgagagagagagagagagataaacAGTTACCTGTTGAAGTTGTTGGATTACCAAATCCATCTGCTATCAACTTTAATGGCGCGGATGTGCGAGATTTTGGGCCAAACCTGTGGATCCTTCTTCTGACATCGATTGCCCAGCAAAGGGCTTTTATAGACGCTTAGTTTTATTAGAGAGGCAGGCAGCTTTTCACCCTCCATATTCTCCAACTTGGGACATTCATCAATAGTTAAACGTTGGAGGGAGGTGAGGTGGGTAAGTCCCTTGCATTCCAACGTCTCCACACTTTTCATGCTTGTCAGTGTGAGAGACTCAAGGGAGGCAGGCAACCAACCTTCCTTTGGGATGCACTTCACACTCTCATCATGTTCACCAGAAATCCAAAGATATGTAAGCCCATGAAATTGCGAATTCATGAATGGTGCAGAGCTCACCAGTTTCTGGCAGTAGCTGATGGCAAGAGATCTCAAGCTACGGTGTGTATCTCCTGTAGCAGACAAATCCATCTCTGTGCAACCCAATATTCCGAGTTCATCTAGCTGAGGTGTTGCCATCCATATCGTCCATATGGATTTCAAACTCCTACAATTCTTGATCCATAAAGAACGGAGACTTGAAAGTGAGCGTGACACCACAATAGACTCCATCTCTTTACACTTCCTGATGTTGAGACGCACGAGATTCGGAAAGGCATCCCAAGAGAAGGATGTAGCTGAATCATAGTAGTAAATTATACTCAGTGACTGCAGGGACTTGTGATGCCCATCCATTTCGAGTTCTAATTTTGCGCAACCCGATATTGTCAACTCTTGTAGTGATGCAGGAATACTACTCACTGGAAATGATATGTGGAAGGAGCAATCTGAGATGCATAAAGACGTGAGGCAAGTCAGTTGCATATTCCGAAAGGCCTTAACCACTGGCTCCACTTGATCAATTCCATGAATTGATAGTTTACGCAGTAAAGGAGGTAGCTCGCTAATACTCACTTCTCCGCCACCAACTATGTTTAAAGAGGCCATTGCAGGAGCTATTGGAAGACAACAGCGAAGATCCTTGGAATTGTCAATAGTAAGTGATTGCAAAGATGGTAGATGATAGGGCAAATCTCCTGTCAACATGGGACAGTCACTTAAGGTAAGCTCCGCAAGTCGAGGGAATGCATTGAACTCCATTGAATCCCACTTCACCCAGTCACTAATTGAGCAAAATGTAAGAGTTTCAAGCACTGGAAAGGGTGTCTCCAAACAAGATCCACCCTTGTAAAACTCAGCACCCACAGTTTTCAGActtttaaaatctgaaattgTAAGGTGCTTTAAAGAGGGCAATTGTCCAAATGAAGGAAGCACAGAACATTTATTGCAATGTTGCAGGGTTAGTGTGGTGATGTTGTGGTAGGAAGAATTTTCCAACCAATCTGGAAATGTTGTGCCTCTGTAGCCACTGATCTCTACTTCTTTCAAATTACTGTGAGGTTGTAACTTGTCAAGTATATCTCTTTCAATTTGGGAATCAGCTGCATCCTTCTTTTTGACAGCAAAAGCAAAAACTTCTTCCATACTTTTATGTGACCACCAACTCAACTTCAAAGAGTCAATGCCATCCTTATCGAACATTCTTGCCTCCCAAGCTTCACTGCTGTCGACCACATTCTCCAATTTGTCAATGGAAATTGATTCGCGCAGATTTGCAAGTGCTCCCAGTTCTTTGATCTTGTTCTCTTCATGCTTCCCAATGACAAAGTCGCTTAGAAACTGCAAACTTTTCAATTTGCTCATGCCTTTCGGCATCTTGCGCAAACAAGTTGCTCTAATATCAAGATGCCTTAAATTTACAAGATTTTGCATGCCATCCGGAagcattttcaatttttcacaTCCAATCAGCTTCAAGGTCTGCAAATTGTAAAGATTACCCAAAGACTCGGGCAATGTCACAATGTAGGTTCCAGAGAGATCCAAGTAACGCAAATGAATCAACTCACCTATTGAATCAGGCACTGACTCAAGAGGAAAGCATTTGAACGACAAAGCTCTAAGGCGCTTCAATTTTGACAACAAGATACAAGGTGTGTTTTCCATGTCAAATGGGATATTTGGTGACAAATTGATTTCAAGAAATGTTCTTGTATGTTCTACTCTATCACAAACTCCTACAAGTTTTGAGATTGGATAATTGCCTTTAGCATTATGTGATAAATGACGAGCTTTAATATCAATCTCAACAGCATTTTCATGCTCTTCTGCTCTAAAACAGAATTCTCCAGCATAGATCATTGCCAAATCATGCACAAGATCATGCATCACAAATGTCTTTTCATTAGTACTATGAGGTTGGAAAAATGACCTCACaaataattcatcaaaatattCGTCACCAACTTCTTCTAGACTCTTTTCTCCTATTGGTTGTAAGAGATTCTCCGCCATCCATAACAAGATCAATTCATCTTTATCAAATTCATAACTCTTGGGATATATGGAACAATAAACAAAACACTTTTTTAGACAAGAAGGAAGATAATAATAACTAACTCTCAAGGCTGGAACAATTTTTATCTTGTCATTGGAGGATTTCCAGATCTCGTTCTTCAATATATGATTCCAAGACTTGACTTCATAATTTCCACGCAATAAGCCTCCGAGTGCTTGAGCTGCCAAGGGCAATCCATCACACTTCTTTACAATATCTTTGCCGACTTTTTGCAGAGTTGGATTCTTCATAGAGTCAGCAGAAAGACGTGCGTGTTTTGAAAATACTAACCAGCAATCTTCATTAGACAACAAACTCAGTTGGTAATGTAGATCGGTAGTTGCAACCACAGAAGCAACCTTTTCACTACGGGTTGTCAAAAGAATTTTACTTCCATGATTACCGTAGCGAAAAGGTTTTAGAAGATCCTCCCAAATGTCTTGTTGATCATGCCAGACATCATCTAAAACAACTAAGAATGTTTTTCCTATCAACTTTTGTTTCAGATGAGTTTGAAGTGAATCAAAATCATCCCTCTTATAAGAACTACAAGTTATTTTCTCTAGTATAGTTCTTGTAAGGCtaataggattaaaattttCAGCAACACACACCCATgctctagtgtcaaattttccCACTACTTCAGCATCACTGTAAACCAGTTGAGCCAGAGCAGTTTTTCCTATTCCACCCATACCCCAAATTGGGATCAGAGTAAGAGGTGATTCAGAATCATCTAGCAACAATTTGattatctctctcttctctttgtcCCGACCGAATATGTCAGAACTTACAACGAGAGATGTGGATGGAATTCTCCATGATGTGTCCAACTTGGCACTCTTTTCTAGACCCAGTTTAGCTTTTCTTTTTACAAGAGACTCTAGTTTGCCAACTATTTTTTCGATGACGTTGACACCACTATCATCAATATATGAATCAACATGACGAGACCAGGAAGAAGAGTTACCTGGATCACCTTGAGTGGCCGCGATGGCGGCCTTAGTGGAGAGTTCATCGAGCAAGTCATCAGCAAAATAGAGAGCATCTTGGAGATCAACAAGCCACTTCTTGACTCTCTTGTCAGTGAACTGCTTCTGCTCAGCATCATCAAGAACAGGTCCAGCATCATAAAGACTATTCTGCAACCTTTCAAGCAATTCCAGGACAGAGTCGAGGACAGAGTCATCTTCAAGTATTGAAGACAACTTGTCTAAAATAGCATCAACAAAAGAAGTGAGATAAGCTCCACCATCAAGTTTTGCAGCCATGATTGAATCTCAACTGCAGCAGCAGATCAGATTGGATCAGAACGAAgaaagaaaggtgatggatgaGAGAAGGGTTTGCAGTTTGCAATGTAGTCTCTGGATTTTCTCAAACAGAAGCTAAGGGAAGTGTTTGCTTTTATGTGCTGTGAGTGAAGTTGACTTCATGAGCTCATGATCTTAGTTTCATTAATAATGCATGTTTTTGTGATCTGCTTCCTTTGTTTAAGATCTGATATAACTTATAACAAGAGCTGTCAAATGGGGAAAGAATAAAGATACACAATTGGTCACATGCTTAGGAAAGTCTATGTAACTAACTCTTCATCAAATCATGATACTTAATGCtgccttctctttttttattggatTGAGCTGGAAACTTTCAAGTTTATTGATTCTCAaggattttattgtttattttattgtttgtatttaactgttccctgataattattgagtAGATAAGCTTTGTTGTTGAATTATTTGAGTAGTTGAAGAACATGCTGTAGCCCATTACCAATTAGTAAACTAAAAACAAGCTGTAGTTCTACTATATCATTAATCACTGatgatataattatattgtCACTGCAAAGAAATTTCTATTAGCTGGCAATCTCTCATTGTTTTTATGTTTGAATAGATTATTTCTACCGTCAATTATTATGTCCTGTATTAGTTATTGgtattttctagagtttttttcactttttagagaattaaaaaatatcttttgattcttcaaagcaaattgaatctattcttaatatataaaagtagataTATAAGCATGCACCACATTACTTCTAAGTTATTCCTCTTATTCTACTAACGCCATGTCAGCAATATTGCTTACATGGCAAAATTTTAgaaacaaccaatcaaatctTGCCAAATTTCAACCACTCAAATCTTGCCAAATCAActtctattttcaaattaaaaaaaaaactaaaaaacagaataaaaaacaacaaaaacacaaattaacatTTACCCCAAAAAAACCTCTGAAAACCAAAGAGTTCATTACTTTTCTCGTGCTTCTCGCCTGAAAACTCCTTACTCTTCTCATGCTTCTCGAAACCCTCTTCTTCTTGGCACTCTCTGTACCAGTATCCTATTTCCTCCATGCTCTTCCGGTATGAGCCATTGTGTTTTCCTCGAATCAAATTTTACTCTTCTCATGCTTCTCGAAACCCTCTTCTTCTTGGCACCTCTCCGCATTGCATCAATTGCAGAAACCAGGCCAACTAAGAAAATTcgtctaacaaagaaaattcgTACCAAGTATTTTCCTAAGGATTACAACATTGAGGTAATTttatataagaaattaaaagtaGATATACTTAatctatcttttatcttttttattcataaactTATTCTTTACCAGTCGTTTATGTTTGCAGTACTTGATTCCATATCAATGGCATTTCAACAAACTCATGAGAATATATCTTCTATAAAGTAAGTCATCTCTTACACATTGTGAGTCGATGAGTAATTTCATATCAAACTCCTTTGAAAAAACTTGCGATAATATATTTCTTCATAAGTAATAAATTTCTTACGTCTAGAgtaatatttatatttctttcttctaaaatttttcatacataatttttgtgaaaatgatTGTATCTACAGGTATAACACGCTTCGGAATAAGGTCGACCTCTACAATGCTCTAACTGGTCCAAAAATTAAATCTCAATACTTCTTTTTAGACATTACACATATAACCATGGGTTGAATTTAAGGATATTTTTTCCTTAGTTTTGTatacttctaaatttatttatatattatgccacagttttttattttttttcttttacaaaattcttaatcatatcatttataaatcataatttaaaccACTTAAAATTGGTCTATGAAATTTATGTAATATTCTTAATCACATATAACAATTTAAATAGGTTAAAGTTACATTTTAAAgcttataataatttattagttagtaaataaatttatatcattattattgCATATTACTTCActaaaacatatatatttaaatgtGACAATATTATATTAGGTGGAATGCTTGGTCATCTTTAGCATTAAGACATCGGCATTCAATTTGATCTACCAAGAATCgataacatttaataatatgatATTATCTAATTCAACTTgctaatttatgtattttattaggAATAATTGGTATTATTCATGATTACagataaaaatactattattaattaataaattgctTTAAAAGTGGGATAAGAAAAAATGGGCAGAAAGAAGATGTACTGGCTTCTATTTTAACTGCAAAATTTTATGAAATcatttaattaagtaattagaatattaattttgaattacTGCTAATAAACTTTTTACCATTTTCGGTACGTtagtatatattaattgttCAAAGAGAAACGTTAaggactaatattttttattaatattagtctaaaaatttttaattaagtccatataatatacaaatattttttaatcaagtctttttaaattaaaatttttgaaattaaatttgtaaCATATAAAGACATTGAAATCATAttcctatatttattatatcttaccgttataaataatacaataaatttattatactaataattaatttNNNNNNNNNNNNNNNNNNNNNNNNNNNNNNNNNNNNNNNNNNNNNNNNNNNNNNNNNNNNNNNNNNNNNNNNNNNNNNNNNNNNNNNNNNNNNNNNNNNNNNNNNNNNNNNNNNNNNNNNNNNNNNNNNNNNNNNNNNNNNNNNNNNNNNNNNNNNNNNNNNNNNNNNNNNNNNNNNNNNNNNNNNNNNNNNNNNNNNNNNNNNNNNNNNNNNNNNNNNNNNNNNNNNNNNNNNNNNNNNNNNNNNNNNNNNNNNNNNNNNNNNNNNNNNNNNNNNNNNNNNNNNNNNNNNNNNNNNNNNNNNNNNNNNNNNNNNNNNNNNNNNNNNNNNNNNNNNNNNNNNNNNNNNNNNNNNNNNNNNNNNNNNNNNNNNNNNNNNNNNNNNNNNNNNNNNNNNNNNNNNNNNNNNNNNNNNNNNNNNNNNNNNNNNNNNNNNNNNNNNNNNNNNNNNNNNNNNNNNNNNNNNNNNNNNNNNNNNNNNNNNNNNNNNNNNNNNNNNNNNNNNNNNNNNNNNNNNNNNNNNNNNNNNNNNNNNNNNNNNNNNNNNNNNNNNNNNNNNNNNNNNNNNNNNNNNNNNNNNNNNNNNNNNNNNNNNNNNNNNNNNNNNNNNNNNNNNNNNNNNNNNNNNNNNNNNNNNNNNNNNNNNNNNNNNNNNNNNNNNNNNNNNNNNNNNNNNNNNNNNNNNNNNNNNNNNNNNNNNNNNNNNNNNNNNNNNNNNNNNNNNNNNNNNNNNNNNNNNNNNNNNNNNNNNNNNNNNNNNNNNNNNNNNNNNNNNNNNNNNNNNNNNNNNNNNNNNNNNNNNNNNNNNNNNNNNNNNNNNNNNNNNNNNNNNNNNNNNNNNNNNNNNNNNNNNNNNNNNNNNNNNNNNNNNNNNNNNNNNNNNNNNNNNNNNNNNNNNNNNNNNNNNNNNNNNNNNNNNNNNNNNNNNNNNNNNNNNNNNNNNNNNNNNNNNNNNNNNNNNNNNNNNNNNNNNNNNNNNNNNNNNNNNNNNNNNNNNNNNNNNNNNNNNNNNNNNNNNNNNNNNNNNNNNNNNNNNNNNNNNNNNNNNNNNNNNNNNNNNNNNNNNNNNNNNNNNNNNNNNNNNNNNNNNNNNNNNNNNNNNNNNNNNNNNNNNNNNNNNNNNNNNNNNNNNNNNNNNNNNNNNNNNGGATACAAGGAACAATAAATAAAGCACTGCTTCAAATATGaaggaagaaaataataacttaTCCTTAACGCTGGAACAGCATTGATTTTGTCATTGGAGAGTTCCCAGATTTCACTCTTCAGTAAATGATTCCAATATCTGATATCAGAATTTCCACGCAATATGCTTCCAAGGGCTTGAGCTGCCAAGGGCAATCCATCACATCTCTTTACCATATCTCTGCCGATCCTTTCCAGGGTTGGATTCTCCACAGAAACAGTTGAAAGACGTGCATGTTTTGAGAACACCAACCAACAATCTTCATTGGACAATGGAGTTAGTTCATGAGGCAAAACAGTTTGCACCACATAAGCTACCTTTTTACTTCTAGTAGTTATGAGAATTTTACTTCCCTTAACCCCTTTCTGAAAAGGTTTTAGAAGTGTATTCCAATCATCATAGTTTTCATTCCAGACATCGTCCAAGACAATAAAGAACTTTTGCCTAGACAACTTTTCCTTTAAATCAAGCTGAAGTAAATTCAAATCTGTCAGATTACAAGAACTCGAAGTTATTGCCTCGATTATAGTCTTGGTGACCTTGACAATATCAAACTCTTCTGACACACATAACCaagcttgaaatttgaaattcttcttcactttgTCATCATGGTAAACCGATTGGGCCAAAGTGGTCTTTCCTATCCCGCCCATGCCCACAATGGGAATGACAGATAAATCACCATCagcagcatcatcatcatccaacaACAGTTTCAGTATGGCCTCCTTGTCTTCTTTCCTGCCACATATCTCCGATGGTTCAAGGAGAGATGTGGATGGAATTCTCCATGACATGTCCACCTTGGCACTCTTCTCCAGACTAAGATAATGTTTGCGTCTTACAATGGACTCTAGTTTGCCAACCACTTTTTCCATGTCTCCATTATCTTCAATATACGAATCAACAAGACAAGACCAGGAAGAAGAGTTACCTGGATCCTTTTGAGTGGCAGCAATAACGGCTTTAGTCGAGAGTTCGTCGAGCAAGTCATCAGCGAAATAGAGAGCATCTTGGAGATCAACAAGCCACTTCTTCACTTTCTTGTCAGTGAACTGCTTCAGCTCAGCATCATCAAGAACAGGTGCAACATCATACAGACAATTCTGCAACCTAACAAGCAAGTTGTTCCTTTCGAGGAAAGAGTCGTCTTCTTCAAGTATTGAAGTCGTGTTGTCCAAAACAGCATCAACAAGGGGAGAGAGGTATGCTCCACCGTAGAGTTTTTCAGCCATGATTGGTGGATCTCAAGTGCAGCAGATCAGAATTcagaacaaagaaagaaaggcGATGGAAGAGGGAAGGGTTAGCAGTTTGCAAAGTACTCTCTGGGTTTCTGTAGCAGAAGCTAAGGCAAGTCCTTGGATcgtgtggtggtggtgatgagtGAAGTTGACTTGATGAACTTTATGGTCGTCTTTCACCCATtgctgtaaatttttttttttggacagcAAATATTGAGGAATCTcgaatttaagaataaaaaaatttggttccaatacATCATGCATAGTGGATATTGCAGCAACCACATCAATTTGTTCAAGAAATTAGTAATTTCTGGCCATTTCAGAGATTATCATTTTATCATATGTGTGTAATTGAATCGGGTTATCATGTGTGTAATTGAATCGGATTATGCTAAGTGTATaccaaaatcagccactaaagTTGGCAActaatataaatacacattgaaaataaattaaaccacacatgtatttatacataaacaCATTAATAGCTGATTTTGGTATTTAAATAGcgtttttcttttgaaaaataataacaacaacaacaactaggACTGGCAATTTATACCTTATTCAGATATACTCGTTCAAATAGGATTATTTATCTGATCTGTTGCGAATAAAATAGGATGTTGTATGAATTTGTCTGCGGATAAAATAGAGTACGAGTTCAAAATATACTCTACTCTATCCTACTCTACCCATTGCCAGCctaacaaaaatcgcaactatTTTATTCTCTCTCGGTCTCTCTCATATATTGGTCTAATTTCATCTCTCtcacaattttataaaaatattttaaaatagttattaaccAAACCTGATttccttaaattttttataaatttttttaatcaattaatctatttaattatttatctatctatctatttttattatataaaaattaatacaaatctATTATAGAATAAACTTATGCTatattgatttttataattatgcTTCATCATGTAATTTTACAATTTTACAATTTTACAatctaaaagataataaatcTTTACATAGTAATGATTCAAAACTTTAATCCTCTTAataatcaatcaaatttaatatgtattattactcaattgaattaaaaaatagcgattaaatataattaatatttattcaaaaatattacatattcAAGTAATTTTTTATCCAAATTTATTTGAATAGGCCTTACATCAACAAAAACTACAAACATTAAAAGAGTGTGATTACCGATGACACGCGAtggtgcttcttcttctttttcttttctcatgcccgttttttcttctttttcccacCTTGGATGCGGAGAATAattcatatttatattaaaattataataataacaaatttaagtTACAAATATTTAAAGTGTATATTATTATCCTATTTTTTAATCTCTCAAATGAAAtgtctaaatatttttaaacacaTTTAACATTGACAAACAACATTTCCTTACTAAATATACATTTCAATAtatcatgattaataaaatttatttataattttacactatattttttgtatttttatttttaattatttttttattatataaaaatactagaaaGCACATGTCAATATTTATGGAAGAGACTAATTATTGTTATacatttttctttactttttttgaataagtatattaaattatatacaaattataaatatgtcACGACCTAAAATGAGACATGACCGCCGCTCAGGAAAATAATTCTATAGCAAGCCTAACATACTCAAATATAAGTTAAATAAGAaagttacaaatattttacaagatctaaaataaatagttatacatttttaacaaaaaaataaaataattacgaATGATTGGATCCTGCTTGTGACATATAGAGTATATACATCTAAAAACTTGACAAAGAATATGTACTCATTGCAGATCGTTACTCTTGAATAGAAAATCTCATATAGTCAAGTACATGTTcctgaaaattatttttagaaaaatgggGTGAGTTTGGAAACTCAGTGACTAAACAATACACCTATAATCAACGTGAGACTATATAAACATTATTATcaaagtaattttaattaaaaattaatagttGATAATAATAAGTACACCAATAAGGaagttcattaaaaaatcaaatcaaaagtccACACATGGGCGATTCCACCTCTATGTGTAGCCATTTCCTCTTGTGTGTCCTAATAGAATAACAGATCTAACGCGTGGCTTTTACATTAAGCTAGCAACACCTCTGCTAGATTGAGTCTGAGTCAGATGCATATAAGTTAATGTCATAACCGCCGTTAACTACGATTTTCTAATACGAGCCTCCCAAACCACTTCAAAACATATAgttttaaatacaataaatctttaatc
This sequence is a window from Arachis duranensis cultivar V14167 chromosome 2, aradu.V14167.gnm2.J7QH, whole genome shotgun sequence. Protein-coding genes within it:
- the LOC110272417 gene encoding putative disease resistance RPP13-like protein 1 isoform X2 produces the protein MAAKLDGGAYLTSFVDAILDKLSSILEDDSVLDSVLELLERLQNSLYDAGPVLDDAEQKQFTDKRVKKWLVDLQDALYFADDLLDELSTKAAIAATQGDPGNSSSWSRHVDSYIDDSGVNVIEKIVGKLESLVKRKAKLGLEKSAKLDTSWRIPSTSLVVSSDIFGRDKEKREIIKLLLDDSESPLTLIPIWGMGGIGKTALAQLVYSDAEVVGKFDTRAWVCVAENFNPISLTRTILEKITCSSYKRDDFDSLQTHLKQKLIGKTFLVVLDDVWHDQQDIWEDLLKPFRYGNHGSKILLTTRSEKVASVVATTDLHYQLSLLSNEDCWLVFSKHARLSADSMKNPTLQKVGKDIVKKCDGLPLAAQALGGLLRGNYEVKSWNHILKNEIWKSSNDKIKIVPALRVSYYYLPSCLKKCFVYCSIYPKSYEFDKDELILLWMAENLLQPIGEKSLEEVGDEYFDELFVRSFFQPHSTNEKTFVMHDLVHDLAMIYAGEFCFRAEEHENAVEIDIKARHLSHNAKGNYPISKLVGVCDRVEHTRTFLEINLSPNIPFDMENTPCILLSKLKRLRALSFKCFPLESVPDSIGELIHLRYLDLSGTYIVTLPESLGNLYNLQTLKLIGCEKLKMLPDGMQNLVNLRHLDIRATCLRKMPKGMSKLKSLQFLSDFVIGKHEENKIKELGALANLRESISIDKLENVVDSSEAWEARMFDKDGIDSLKLSWWSHKSMEEVFAFAVKKKDAADSQIERDILDKLQPHSNLKEVEISGYRGTTFPDWLENSSYHNITTLTLQHCNKCSVLPSFGQLPSLKHLTISDFKSLKTVGAEFYKGGSCLETPFPVLETLTFCSISDWVKWDSMEFNAFPRLAELTLSDCPMLTGDLPYHLPSLQSLTIDNSKDLRCCLPIAPAMASLNIVGGGEVSISELPPLLRKLSIHGIDQVEPVVKAFRNMQLTCLTSLCISDCSFHISFPVSSIPASLQELTISGCAKLELEMDGHHKSLQSLSIIYYYDSATSFSWDAFPNLVRLNIRKCKEMESIVVSRSLSSLRSLWIKNCRSLKSIWTIWMATPQLDELGILGCTEMDLSATGDTHRSLRSLAISYCQKLVSSAPFMNSQFHGLTYLWISGEHDESVKCIPKEGWLPASLESLTLTSMKSVETLECKGLTHLTSLQRLTIDECPKLENMEGEKLPASLIKLSVYKSPLLGNRCQKKDPQVWPKISHIRAIKVDSRWIW